The proteins below come from a single Parageobacillus thermoglucosidasius genomic window:
- a CDS encoding flavin reductase family protein: protein MDDRTFRNAMGKFATGVTVITSSLNGQVRGMTANAFMSVSLNPKLVLISVGEKAKMNSVIQQTGKFAVNILSDQQQALSMLFAGQLKEERNVEFAWMDGHPILPDSLANILCDVDISYIAGDHTLYVGKVTDIYMKEGDPLLFFAGKYCTVAGLANGG, encoded by the coding sequence GTGGACGATCGTACATTTAGAAATGCGATGGGGAAATTTGCAACTGGTGTTACTGTCATTACATCCTCTTTAAACGGCCAAGTGCGCGGGATGACAGCAAATGCATTCATGTCAGTGTCATTAAATCCGAAGTTGGTTCTTATTTCTGTTGGCGAAAAAGCTAAAATGAATTCAGTCATCCAACAAACCGGAAAATTTGCTGTCAATATTTTATCTGATCAACAACAAGCACTCTCTATGTTATTTGCTGGACAATTAAAAGAAGAGCGGAATGTGGAATTTGCTTGGATGGATGGTCATCCGATCTTACCAGATTCCTTGGCCAATATTTTGTGTGATGTTGATATCTCATATATTGCAGGAGACCATACGTTATATGTTGGCAAAGTAACGGACATTTACATGAAAGAAGGAGATCCGCTGTTATTTTTTGCAGGGAAATACTGCACTGTCGCTGGCCTAGCAAATGGGGGATGA
- the hpaD gene encoding 3,4-dihydroxyphenylacetate 2,3-dioxygenase yields the protein MRFNIVRCARAVLRVTDLNASRDFYERALGFIVTEADSNHLYLRGLEEYHHHSLLLKKAEQPSVEAISYKVYSEEDLEALYHFFQQKQLNPKWIETGQQHAIGRSFRVQDISGLPLEFFVEMDTVERLLQRYDLYRGARVQRIDHFNCMVTDVQKAYDFYVKELGFACSEYTETEDRQLWAAWLHRKPNVHDVAFMNGRGPRLHHIGFWLSDQISLIHACDVLASLGYASSIERGPGRHGLSNAFFLYLRDPDGHRIELYTGDYLTSDPDFQPIRWDINDPRRQTFWGHQAPDSWFEEASTVLNIHNDQVVEATEPTLTKMKPTFII from the coding sequence ATGAGGTTTAATATTGTCCGTTGCGCGAGAGCAGTATTAAGAGTAACCGATTTGAACGCTTCTCGTGATTTTTATGAACGTGCTCTTGGCTTTATTGTGACTGAAGCAGACAGCAACCATCTATATTTAAGGGGGTTAGAGGAGTACCATCATCATAGTTTATTGTTGAAAAAAGCAGAACAACCTAGTGTTGAAGCCATTAGCTATAAAGTGTATTCCGAAGAAGATTTAGAGGCTTTGTATCACTTTTTCCAACAAAAACAGCTGAATCCGAAATGGATAGAAACAGGGCAACAACATGCAATTGGACGATCTTTCCGTGTTCAGGATATATCGGGTCTTCCTTTGGAATTTTTTGTGGAAATGGATACGGTTGAACGGCTGTTGCAGCGGTATGATTTGTATCGTGGCGCAAGAGTGCAACGGATTGATCATTTTAACTGCATGGTGACAGATGTGCAAAAAGCATATGATTTTTATGTAAAAGAATTAGGGTTTGCTTGTTCAGAATATACAGAAACAGAAGACAGACAGTTGTGGGCAGCTTGGCTGCACCGGAAACCGAACGTTCATGATGTCGCATTTATGAATGGAAGAGGGCCGCGCCTTCACCATATTGGCTTTTGGCTTTCTGACCAGATCAGCCTCATTCATGCCTGCGATGTGCTTGCTTCGCTGGGATATGCTTCAAGCATCGAACGGGGGCCGGGCCGCCATGGGTTGTCCAATGCTTTTTTTCTTTATTTAAGAGATCCGGATGGTCATCGAATTGAATTATATACAGGAGACTATTTAACAAGTGACCCTGATTTTCAACCAATCCGCTGGGATATTAACGATCCGCGCCGCCAAACGTTCTGGGGGCATCAAGCTCCAGACAGCTGGTTTGAAGAGGCATCCACCGTGTTGAATATTCACAACGATCAAGTAGTAGAAGCAACAGAACCAACTTTGACAAAAATGAAACCTACATTCATTATTTAA
- the hpaB gene encoding 4-hydroxyphenylacetate 3-monooxygenase, oxygenase component, producing MPAKTGKEYIERLKKAKSNVYIHGERVEDVTEHPAFKNVIQSMARLYDLQYEKQEKMLYTSPTTGNKVSITYIQPTTKEELIARREATQEWARTSAGMMGRSPDYLNAEVMAMGVANDLFAEDDPMFAENARNYYEYARENDISLTHTLIHPQMNRSKAQHEQKDANVPLHLVEKRKDGIIVEGIRLLATQGGITDEILVFPSTVKKSGSGEDPYSLAFAIPNNTPGVKFICREAFDYGKSHWDHPLGSRFEEGDAIVSFENVFVPWERVFICGNSSICNRTFRETNAVVHMSHQVVAKNIVKTEFILGVVLCIMDAIGIEQFQHVKDKGTEIMLVLETMRSHLYRAEHNAKLDKWGTMTPDFAALDAARNWYPRIYPRLAEIVRILGASGLMAIPAEADFNNEEIGAIVRRAMQGANIDGYERVQLFRLAWDMTMSAFGSRQTHYEYYFFGDPIRMGMTYFDNYEKDYYKNLIYEFLGTPKLAHVSVNTH from the coding sequence ATGCCGGCAAAAACAGGTAAAGAATATATCGAACGTTTAAAAAAAGCGAAAAGTAATGTCTATATTCATGGAGAAAGAGTGGAGGATGTTACCGAGCATCCAGCGTTTAAAAATGTTATCCAATCGATGGCGCGCCTTTATGATCTTCAATACGAAAAGCAGGAAAAAATGTTATATACATCACCGACAACGGGAAACAAAGTGAGTATAACGTATATCCAGCCTACGACGAAGGAAGAGTTGATCGCCAGACGGGAAGCAACGCAAGAATGGGCGCGCACTTCCGCAGGAATGATGGGGCGTTCCCCTGATTACTTGAACGCGGAAGTGATGGCGATGGGAGTAGCCAATGACTTGTTTGCTGAAGATGACCCGATGTTTGCTGAAAATGCGAGAAATTATTATGAATATGCACGTGAAAACGATATTAGCCTTACACATACGCTCATTCATCCGCAGATGAACCGTTCAAAAGCCCAACATGAACAAAAAGATGCGAATGTCCCTTTGCATTTAGTAGAAAAAAGGAAAGACGGCATTATTGTTGAGGGTATTCGTCTATTGGCGACGCAAGGTGGAATTACTGACGAAATTTTAGTATTCCCGTCCACTGTCAAAAAATCGGGATCGGGTGAAGACCCATACTCGCTAGCGTTTGCCATTCCCAATAATACTCCAGGTGTAAAATTTATTTGCCGTGAAGCGTTTGACTACGGCAAAAGTCATTGGGATCATCCGTTAGGTTCGCGTTTTGAAGAAGGGGATGCCATCGTTTCATTTGAAAACGTTTTTGTTCCGTGGGAACGCGTGTTTATTTGCGGGAATTCTTCCATTTGCAATCGGACGTTCCGTGAAACGAATGCGGTTGTTCATATGTCTCATCAAGTGGTTGCCAAAAATATTGTGAAAACAGAGTTTATTCTTGGTGTTGTTCTTTGTATTATGGATGCAATTGGTATTGAGCAATTCCAACATGTCAAAGACAAAGGAACAGAAATTATGTTAGTGCTCGAGACAATGCGCAGCCATTTATATCGGGCGGAACATAATGCCAAATTAGACAAATGGGGAACAATGACTCCAGATTTTGCGGCACTTGACGCAGCGAGAAACTGGTATCCGAGAATTTATCCGCGTCTAGCGGAAATTGTGCGCATTCTTGGCGCCTCAGGATTGATGGCGATTCCGGCAGAAGCTGACTTTAACAATGAGGAAATCGGAGCGATTGTGCGAAGAGCGATGCAAGGTGCGAATATCGACGGATATGAACGTGTGCAACTATTCCGGTTGGCATGGGATATGACAATGAGCGCCTTTGGAAGCCGACAAACGCATTATGAATACTACTTTTTTGGTGATCCAATCCGTATGGGAATGACTTATTTTGATAACTATGAAAAAGATTACTATAAAAATTTGATTTACGAGTTTTTAGGAACACCGAAACTTGCTCATGTTTCTGTCAATACTCATTAA
- a CDS encoding LysR family transcriptional regulator — protein MIDIKQLKYFATIVEEGQITKAAKKLHMAQPPLSQQLKQLEETLGITLLERNGRKLELTAPGKILYKKAKQLLHQLEDAILEVREMEDGTSGVLSIGCVKSCFYYLSEIIRPFHQLFPNIKFHLREGDSFSICELLRQREIDIGIVRLPIDSHHYEMIHLPNDPYIAVFPRQWNISKPYVYMKEFADIPLLLLHRIQGKGQYELVINECRRHGFEPKIICECPDATILLSLVSKGIGATIVPKSTVSFFCLPDICVLDIADSSIYAEAAAIIEKNRYIPKSTHHFLTILKEKFSNKIKN, from the coding sequence ATGATTGATATAAAACAATTAAAATATTTTGCAACAATTGTGGAAGAAGGACAAATTACCAAAGCGGCTAAAAAGCTGCATATGGCACAGCCACCGTTAAGCCAACAGCTAAAACAGCTGGAGGAAACTCTGGGAATTACGTTGTTAGAAAGAAATGGAAGAAAACTGGAATTAACAGCGCCAGGGAAAATTTTATATAAAAAAGCAAAACAGCTGCTTCATCAATTAGAAGACGCTATTTTAGAAGTCCGCGAAATGGAAGACGGAACAAGTGGTGTGCTATCTATCGGTTGTGTTAAATCATGCTTTTATTATTTATCAGAAATCATCCGACCTTTTCACCAATTATTTCCAAATATAAAGTTTCATTTACGTGAAGGAGATAGTTTTTCCATCTGTGAGTTATTGAGGCAGCGGGAAATTGATATTGGAATCGTCCGCCTTCCTATCGATTCGCATCATTACGAAATGATTCATCTGCCTAACGATCCTTATATTGCTGTTTTTCCAAGGCAATGGAACATCTCCAAGCCGTATGTGTATATGAAAGAATTTGCTGATATTCCTCTTCTTCTCCTTCACCGTATTCAAGGAAAGGGACAATACGAACTTGTCATTAATGAATGCCGGCGCCACGGCTTCGAACCAAAAATCATTTGCGAGTGCCCTGATGCAACGATTTTGCTCTCCCTCGTTTCCAAAGGGATCGGAGCCACTATTGTTCCGAAATCGACCGTTTCTTTTTTCTGCCTTCCAGACATTTGTGTACTGGATATTGCTGATTCTTCCATTTACGCAGAAGCAGCAGCAATTATTGAAAAAAATCGTTATATTCCAAAAAGCACTCATCACTTTTTAACAATTCTTAAGGAAAAATTTAGCAATAAAATAAAAAACTAA
- the katA gene encoding catalase KatA, with amino-acid sequence MADTKKLTTSWGAPVGDNQNSITAGNPGPTLIQDVHLIEKLAHFNRERVPERVVHAKGAGAHGYFEVTNDMSKYTKAKVFNGVGKRTPVFVRFSTVAGELGSADTVRDPRGFAVKFYTEEGNYDIVGNNTPIFFIRDAIKFPDFIHTQKRDPRTHLKNPTAMWDFWSLSPESLHQVTYLFGDRGIPLTYRHMNGYGSHTFKWVNEKGEAVWVKYHFKTNQGVKNMDPELAVKIAGENPDYHTEDLYNAIEKGDYPSWTLYVQIMPLEDAKTYRFNPFDVTKVWSHKDYPLIEVGRMVLNRNPENYFAEVEQATFSPGNLVPGVEPSPDKMLQARLFAYADAHRYRVGVNHNLLPINRPRVEVNNYQRDGFMRFDNNGGGSVNYEPNSFGGPTEVPEHKTTPFPVSGVAESVPYDDDDHYTQAGDLYRLMSEEEKARLVKNIVESLKQVTKEEIKLRQIRHFYKADPDYGRRVAEGLGLQIPDDVTTNA; translated from the coding sequence ATGGCAGATACAAAAAAGCTCACAACTAGCTGGGGAGCACCTGTTGGCGATAACCAAAACTCGATAACGGCCGGCAATCCTGGCCCGACATTAATCCAAGACGTACATCTTATCGAAAAATTAGCACACTTCAATAGAGAACGTGTCCCAGAACGTGTTGTCCATGCGAAAGGCGCTGGTGCGCACGGCTATTTCGAAGTAACAAACGATATGTCGAAATACACAAAAGCGAAAGTGTTTAACGGTGTTGGCAAACGCACGCCTGTATTCGTCCGCTTCTCTACTGTCGCCGGTGAATTGGGATCTGCGGATACAGTCCGCGACCCGCGCGGTTTTGCCGTCAAATTTTATACCGAAGAAGGAAACTATGACATCGTTGGCAACAACACACCGATTTTCTTCATTCGTGATGCGATTAAATTCCCGGATTTTATCCATACACAAAAACGCGACCCGCGCACCCATTTGAAAAATCCGACAGCAATGTGGGATTTCTGGTCTTTATCTCCGGAATCTTTGCACCAAGTCACTTATTTATTCGGGGATCGCGGCATCCCATTGACATACCGCCATATGAACGGATACGGAAGCCATACATTCAAATGGGTGAATGAAAAAGGCGAAGCGGTATGGGTAAAATACCACTTTAAAACAAACCAAGGCGTGAAAAACATGGATCCGGAACTAGCGGTTAAAATCGCCGGAGAAAATCCGGATTACCATACGGAAGATTTATATAACGCCATCGAAAAAGGCGACTATCCATCTTGGACATTATATGTGCAAATTATGCCGTTAGAAGACGCAAAAACATACCGTTTCAATCCATTTGATGTCACAAAAGTTTGGTCACATAAAGATTATCCGTTAATTGAAGTCGGCCGTATGGTATTAAACCGCAATCCAGAAAATTATTTTGCCGAAGTCGAACAAGCGACATTCTCTCCTGGAAACCTTGTTCCTGGCGTTGAACCATCGCCGGATAAAATGTTGCAAGCCCGTTTGTTCGCTTATGCGGATGCGCACCGTTACCGCGTCGGCGTGAACCATAACTTGCTTCCGATCAACCGCCCGCGCGTGGAAGTAAACAATTATCAACGTGACGGCTTCATGCGCTTTGACAATAATGGCGGCGGTTCGGTCAACTACGAACCAAACAGCTTCGGCGGACCGACAGAAGTGCCAGAACATAAAACGACCCCATTCCCGGTATCCGGCGTGGCAGAAAGCGTGCCATATGACGACGATGATCATTATACGCAAGCAGGCGACTTATACCGTCTCATGAGCGAAGAAGAAAAAGCGCGCCTTGTGAAAAACATTGTCGAATCATTGAAACAAGTAACAAAAGAAGAAATTAAACTTCGCCAAATCCGCCACTTCTACAAAGCAGACCCTGACTACGGCCGCCGCGTTGCCGAAGGTCTTGGCTTGCAAATCCCGGATGACGTGACAACAAACGCATAA
- a CDS encoding manganese catalase family protein, with protein MFTRIDKLAIELPEPKYADANAAAAVQELLGGRFGEMSTLNNYLFQSFNFRQKKKLKPFYDLIASITAEEFGHVELVSTAINLCLTGSTHPGDPDIAPMRNAVDKRNTYHFIATAQTAFPGDSMGKAWTGDYVFSSGNLILDLLHNFFLECGARANKMRVYEMTDHPVAREMVGYLLVRGGVHIIAYAKALEVATGVDVTKMLPIPNLDNKKFDVARKFEEQGVHRRLYTFSDKYYKDIAQIWKGTHPLDGQPLEVIEGIPQGGPVPELAEIPEAFAPGVSAEDFFEIAKRLQRSAGL; from the coding sequence TTGTTTACAAGAATTGATAAACTGGCCATTGAGCTGCCGGAGCCGAAATACGCTGATGCAAACGCAGCAGCGGCAGTACAGGAATTGCTCGGCGGGCGTTTTGGAGAAATGTCAACATTAAATAATTATTTGTTTCAATCGTTTAATTTCCGGCAAAAGAAAAAACTTAAGCCGTTTTATGATTTGATTGCCAGCATCACCGCTGAAGAGTTCGGGCATGTGGAGCTTGTGTCGACAGCTATTAATTTATGTCTCACTGGTTCCACTCACCCGGGAGATCCCGATATTGCTCCAATGAGAAACGCGGTGGATAAACGGAATACGTATCATTTTATCGCGACAGCGCAAACAGCGTTTCCTGGAGACTCGATGGGAAAAGCGTGGACAGGGGATTATGTGTTTAGCAGCGGGAATTTGATTCTCGATTTGCTGCATAACTTTTTCCTTGAGTGCGGAGCGCGGGCGAATAAAATGCGTGTTTATGAAATGACAGACCATCCGGTGGCGCGCGAAATGGTAGGATATTTGCTCGTCCGGGGCGGTGTTCATATCATTGCTTACGCGAAGGCGCTCGAAGTAGCCACAGGGGTCGATGTCACGAAGATGCTTCCGATTCCAAATTTAGATAATAAGAAATTTGACGTCGCGCGGAAGTTTGAAGAACAAGGGGTCCATCGCCGGCTTTATACGTTTAGTGACAAATATTATAAGGATATTGCCCAAATTTGGAAAGGAACACATCCGCTTGATGGACAGCCGCTAGAAGTGATTGAAGGGATTCCACAGGGAGGGCCGGTTCCAGAGTTGGCGGAAATTCCAGAAGCATTTGCTCCAGGAGTATCAGCAGAAGACTTTTTCGAAATTGCCAAACGCCTGCAACGATCTGCAGGATTATAA
- a CDS encoding YuzF family protein, which translates to MTMNQPHYSYPSSPQLVALVDPYVYQTLQSIVGREVVVETARGSVQGMLREVRPDHIILSSNRTTLFIRIQQIVWIRLTN; encoded by the coding sequence ATGACAATGAATCAGCCTCATTATTCATATCCTTCGTCACCTCAATTGGTGGCATTGGTCGATCCGTACGTGTACCAGACGTTGCAGTCCATCGTCGGAAGGGAAGTGGTCGTGGAGACTGCCCGCGGCAGTGTGCAAGGGATGTTAAGGGAAGTAAGACCGGACCATATCATCCTGTCTTCCAACCGGACCACGTTATTCATCCGCATCCAGCAGATTGTTTGGATTCGCCTAACCAATTGA
- a CDS encoding IS3 family transposase, whose product MAKELGLAYNTLHRWVKEYKESNGTKLVIQALQRALNNEKPTGRVTHHSDRGSQYASNDYQQLLQEHHFQFSMSRRGNCYNNACMEPFHGLIKKECIYPNRFRTRKEAKQAIFEYIECFYNRKRSHSALEYVSPCEFEAAYYANQRKVAA is encoded by the coding sequence GTGGCAAAAGAATTAGGATTGGCATACAACACTCTTCACCGTTGGGTCAAAGAATACAAAGAAAGTAATGGAACAAAGCTAGTCATCCAAGCGTTACAGCGAGCATTAAACAACGAGAAACCAACAGGAAGAGTGACTCATCACTCGGATCGTGGAAGCCAGTATGCGTCAAATGATTATCAACAACTGTTACAAGAGCATCATTTCCAATTCAGTATGTCGAGACGTGGGAACTGTTATAACAATGCTTGCATGGAGCCGTTTCATGGCTTAATCAAGAAAGAATGCATCTATCCCAATCGATTCCGTACACGAAAAGAAGCGAAACAAGCTATTTTTGAGTACATCGAATGTTTCTACAACCGCAAGAGAAGTCATTCCGCTCTTGAATATGTATCGCCATGTGAATTTGAGGCTGCTTATTACGCTAATCAGAGAAAAGTAGCTGCATAA
- a CDS encoding MafI family immunity protein — protein sequence MNLNILLKEIVRNITNLPLKDEKDILEFIEHEEWGLALETICSVIEQEDITIDKDIFSKIKEAGIYMEMDKSLWEGISKQIR from the coding sequence ATGAATTTAAATATTCTTTTAAAAGAAATAGTAAGAAATATTACTAATCTTCCATTGAAAGATGAAAAAGACATATTAGAGTTTATAGAACATGAAGAGTGGGGATTAGCTCTAGAAACCATATGCAGTGTAATTGAACAAGAGGATATTACTATTGATAAAGATATTTTTAGCAAAATCAAAGAAGCTGGAATATACATGGAAATGGACAAATCACTTTGGGAAGGAATAAGTAAACAAATTAGGTAA
- a CDS encoding IS256 family transposase, with the protein MSKRSIPNVDWANQLENAIRQFVKEKLELIMREEIKNFLEIEQAGTPNMRNGYYQRNLDTQYGRIEGLLVPRDRNGEFQTQLFAPYQRHTGWLEEAIIRMYQSGMSTREIGKFIERILGSTYSPATISRITDVVKEDIEKWHARPLHQRYSVLYLDGLYVKLRRDTVEKEVIYVVLGVNEEGYREILDFFVGGQESAYVWQEILQQLYQRGVKEVLLGVFDGLPGLEEAFKAVYPKADVQRCVVHKVRNTLSRVRKKDQFEMAEDLKLIYRSPNKEIALEMFQQFQSKWSHKYPREVQSWANELDVLLTFMDYPSSIRSVIYTTNAIERTIKEIRKRLKPMNSLSSLEAAEKVVYLTIQDFNEKWAGRKLRGFAEAQEALQRMFEERYC; encoded by the coding sequence ATGTCTAAAAGAAGTATACCGAATGTCGACTGGGCAAATCAACTGGAAAATGCCATTCGTCAGTTTGTAAAAGAAAAATTAGAACTGATTATGCGGGAAGAAATCAAAAATTTCCTCGAAATCGAACAGGCTGGAACGCCGAATATGAGAAACGGCTACTATCAGCGAAATCTAGATACACAATATGGCCGGATTGAGGGTCTTTTGGTTCCAAGAGACCGAAACGGGGAATTTCAAACACAGTTGTTTGCCCCTTACCAACGGCACACCGGCTGGCTGGAGGAAGCAATCATTAGGATGTATCAAAGTGGCATGAGTACACGGGAAATTGGCAAGTTTATCGAACGAATTCTAGGAAGCACCTATTCTCCTGCGACGATCAGCCGGATTACCGATGTCGTGAAGGAAGACATCGAGAAATGGCACGCTCGTCCACTACACCAGCGTTATTCGGTCTTATATTTGGACGGCTTGTACGTGAAACTTCGCCGGGATACGGTAGAGAAAGAAGTTATTTATGTGGTATTGGGGGTGAACGAAGAAGGGTATCGTGAAATTCTTGATTTCTTCGTAGGAGGACAAGAAAGCGCCTATGTATGGCAGGAGATTCTCCAACAGCTCTACCAAAGAGGCGTCAAGGAAGTGCTTCTTGGCGTCTTCGATGGCCTTCCGGGGCTGGAGGAAGCCTTTAAGGCGGTTTATCCGAAAGCCGATGTGCAGCGCTGTGTCGTGCACAAAGTCCGCAACACCCTCAGCCGTGTTCGGAAAAAAGATCAATTCGAAATGGCGGAGGACCTGAAACTCATTTATCGTTCTCCGAATAAAGAAATCGCATTGGAGATGTTTCAACAGTTTCAATCCAAATGGTCTCACAAATACCCAAGGGAAGTCCAATCTTGGGCAAATGAGTTGGATGTCCTTCTCACCTTTATGGACTATCCAAGCAGTATTCGAAGTGTGATTTATACGACCAATGCCATCGAACGAACGATCAAGGAGATTCGGAAACGCCTAAAACCGATGAACAGTTTGAGCAGTTTAGAAGCCGCTGAAAAAGTCGTATATTTGACGATACAGGACTTTAACGAGAAATGGGCAGGGCGAAAGTTGCGAGGATTTGCCGAAGCGCAAGAAGCCCTTCAACGAATGTTTGAAGAACGTTATTGTTAA
- a CDS encoding DUF7674 family protein has translation MENRLEGIIIITVDVFTKKFLELFPEYQASYIEHIEFNGELLPHVFFGETLNEDLPALINSGKEEKLRSIFDFIEFMLKKGDTDVQEVITLTILARLGDEPEILKKALKYMGTETRKASKEIETFWGRQ, from the coding sequence ATGGAAAATAGATTGGAGGGAATAATTATAATTACCGTTGACGTTTTTACTAAGAAATTTTTGGAACTATTTCCGGAGTATCAAGCATCATATATTGAACATATCGAGTTTAATGGGGAGCTTTTACCGCATGTGTTTTTTGGTGAAACGTTGAATGAAGATTTACCAGCGTTAATAAATAGTGGGAAAGAGGAAAAGTTGAGAAGTATTTTTGATTTTATAGAATTCATGCTAAAGAAAGGGGACACAGATGTTCAGGAAGTTATTACCTTAACAATATTAGCGAGATTGGGTGATGAACCAGAAATATTGAAAAAGGCTCTTAAGTATATGGGCACTGAAACAAGGAAAGCGTCTAAAGAGATAGAAACTTTTTGGGGGAGGCAGTAG
- a CDS encoding antitoxin YezG family protein: MDDLKLNNIYQKIAHTIIETIPEEWSKVFVYGEITEDVRTAFFYYYPANGSTPIYSHDIPNIFAIEKEDYKKLWRQLLDNLEELWREFKNNGQDPWTNLTLIFDNQGNFKIEYDYEDLSDADDHERSIIWEYKYLGLTPEDEDDKKFLEEYLNSIKENDQ, from the coding sequence ATGGATGATTTGAAACTAAATAATATTTATCAAAAAATCGCACATACAATTATTGAAACAATACCAGAGGAATGGTCAAAGGTTTTTGTGTATGGTGAAATCACAGAGGATGTTCGGACGGCGTTCTTTTATTATTATCCGGCTAATGGAAGTACTCCAATTTATAGCCACGATATTCCAAATATATTTGCAATAGAAAAAGAGGATTACAAAAAGCTTTGGAGACAATTACTTGATAATTTAGAAGAACTATGGCGTGAGTTTAAGAACAACGGACAAGATCCGTGGACAAATCTTACTTTGATTTTTGACAATCAGGGTAATTTTAAAATTGAGTATGATTATGAAGATTTATCGGATGCAGATGATCATGAAAGAAGTATTATTTGGGAGTACAAATATCTGGGTCTTACTCCTGAGGATGAAGATGATAAGAAATTCTTAGAAGAATATTTAAACAGCATTAAAGAGAACGATCAATAA